One window of the Lemur catta isolate mLemCat1 chromosome 6, mLemCat1.pri, whole genome shotgun sequence genome contains the following:
- the LOC123639509 gene encoding protein S100-A10-like: MPSQMEHAMETMMFTFHKFAGDKGFLTKDDLRVLMEKEFPGFLENQKDPLALDKIMKDLDQCRDGKVGFQSFSSLIAGLTIACNDYFVVHMKQKGKK, from the coding sequence ATGCCATCTCAAATGGAACATGCCATGGAAACCATGATGTTTACATTTCACAAATTTGCTGGGGATAAAGGCTTCTTAACAAAGGATGACCTAAGAGTACTCATGGAAAAGGAGTTCCCTGGATTTTTGGAAAATCAAAAAGACCCTCTGGCCTTGGACAAAATAATGAAGGACCTGGACCAGTGCCGAGATGGCAAAGTGGGCTTCCAGAGCTTCTCTTCCCTAATTGCAGGCCTCACCATTGCATGCAACGATTATTTTGTAGTACACatgaagcagaaaggaaagaagtag